The DNA window ACCAGGGAGTTACAACAAGATGCCCCGAGCTGGAAATGGGCAAAAACTCGCCTAAGCCTTGTACAATACCTAAGATAACGGAGTGAAGAAGTGTCATAAGAAACAGTTTTTCTCATAAATGTGGGAGATTAGAAATAAAAAAAGGGGCCATCAAGGCCCCTTTTAAAAAACTAATCAGCAGATTTATTCAGCTGCCGGCTCGCCGTCGGCACGGTTTAATTCCGATTCTTTCATCGACAATTTGATTTTGCCTCTGTTATCGAAACCAATACATTTAACGCGAACCATGTCGCCTTCTTTAACCACGTCGGTTACATTCTTCACATGGCGGTCGGCCAGTTGAGAAATATGTACCAAACCATCGGTTTTAGGCAAAACTTCCACGAAAGCACCAAATTCCATGATCTTTTTAACTTTACCTTCGTAAATTGCACCTTCTTCAACTTCGGCGGTAAGTTCTTTAATCATGGTGATAGCTAAATTGATGGCATCTTGATCAGAAGAGAAGATCTTAATAAGACCTGTTTCTTCGATATCGATCTTGGCACCGGTAGCTTCCACAATGCCTTTAATGTTTTTACCACCCGAACCAATCACGTCCTTGATTTTATTCACAGGAACGGAATGGGTTACAATTTTAGGAGCATGGGCTGAGAGATTTTCACGAGGTGTGGTCATCGCTTCGCTCATTTTACCCAAAATGTGCATACGGCCTTCTCTGGCCTGACTTAAAGCGGTACTTAAAATCTGTTCGGTAACACCGTCAATTTTAATATCCATCTGCAAAGCGGTGATCCCTTTTTCGGTTCCACACACTTTAAAGTCCATATCACCCAAGTGATCTTCATCACCCAAGATATCGGACAAAATTGCGATGTCGTTTCCTTCTTTAATTAAGCCCATAGCAATACCAGCCACAGGACGTTTTAAAGGAACACCGGCATCCATGAGCGATAATGAACCGCCGCACACCGACGCCATCGACGACGAACCGTTCGATTCGAGAATTTCGGATACCACACGGATGGTGTAGGGGAAATCTTCGTGGTGAGGAATCATTCTCACCAAGGCACGTTCGGCCAAAGCACCATGGCCGATTTCACGGCGACCAGGAGAGCGCAAGGGCTTTACTTCACCTACCGAGAACGGGGGGAAGTTATAATGCAGCATAAATTTTTTGGTATATTCACCGGTGATCGAATCAATGATTTGTTCATCATCCGAGCTACCTAAAGTGGCGACCACTAAAGCCTGAGTTTCACCACGGGTGAACAAAGCCGAACCGTGCGCCCGAGGGAGCAAGGTTGTTTCGCAGGTAATAGGACGGATCGTTACAAAGTCGCGGCCATCAATACGGGCCTTGTCTTTTAAAATCATCTTGCGCATCACACGGCTTTTTAATTCTTCAAAAGCGCCGCCTAATTCGATAGAGAGCGCAGGAGTTACTTCGGTTCCTTCGGGGAAGGCTTTGGCTTTGACACCGGTTTTAATATCGCCCAACGCTTTGTAGCGAGCGAGTTTATCTTTAATAAGCATGGCATCGCGAACAGGAGCTTCAACAGCATTCACTGCGCTATGAATAGCGGCATTCTTTTCGGGAATCACCACTTCACGTTTTTGCTTACCTGCTTTTTCACGCAATTCATTTTGAATTTTGCAAATAGGCTTTAAGGCATTGTGGGCAAACAAAATGGCATCGGTCATGTCCTTTTCACTTACTTCATCGCCACCACCTTCAACCATCACCACAGCATCTTCGGTTGCAGCTACGATAAGTTCGATATCGCTAGATTCCATATCTACAGCAGAAGCATTAATCACAAACTGTCCATCAATACGGCCTACACGACAACCGGCAACCGGTTTGGTGAAAGGCGCATCCGAAATCATCAAAGCAGCAGAAGCACCGATGATGGATAAAGTATCGGGATCGTTCACCTGATCGACCGAGAGAACGGTAGCCACTACTTGAGTTTCGCAATAATAACCTTCGGGAAACATCGGGCGGATGGGACGATCGATAAAGCGGCTGGTTAAAGTGGCAACTTCGGTAGGACGTCCTTCGCGCTTAAAGAAACCACCGGGAATTTTTCCGGCGGCAAATGTTTTTTCGATAAAATCGACTGTTAAAGGTAAGAAATCGATACCGGCTTTGGGCTCGGCAGCTACACCTGCGGTAACCAGTACCATGGTATCACCGGCACGTACTACTACAGAACCTCCGGCTTGTTTGGCTAATTTGCCTGTTTCAATAATAACATCAGTATTTCCCAATTTTTGGGATACACGTGTGGGTTGCATCATAAATATTACTCCAATGTAAATGCGGATTGAAAAGTGAAAATGCGGGGATATGAAGTGCGCTGATAATCTAACTGGGGCTTTGAGAAATCAAAGTGCCAATTCAATTATCAGTGCCGTATCGCTTAAAACAAAAAATTATTTTCTAATTCCCAATTCGCCGATGATTTTAGCGTACCTATTTTTATCGGTTTCCTTCAAATACGAAAGCAAACGACGACGTTGACCCACCATTTTTAAAAGGCCGCGACGACTGGAATGGTCTTTGGCATGTCCTTCAAAATGTTTGGATAAATCGGTAATACGTTCCGATAGAAGTGCAATTTGCACTTCCGGCGAGCCGGTGTCACCTTCGTGGGTTTTAAATTTAGATATAACTGCCTGTTTGCGTTGTCCGTATAAAGCCATAAAAATTAATCAATAAAAAGTGAGTACAAAAATAACGAAGGCTTCTTGTATATGTTCTTCACGCGAGAATCAAGAGTTTTATTAGCCTAAATAAAAAGGCATCCCAGAGGGGATGCCTTTTTTTGGAGAAACAAACAACAATAAAAACTTATTAATTACAATAACTTACTGACTACTCTTCAACTGATCTATCATAGGGAGTACCATATCTTTTTTATCAGGATAACGAGCAATAATCTCATTTAAGCTATCGATAGCATCTTTTAAGTGACCCTGAATGGCATAGCACTGAGCCCGATACATGAGCACATCACTCATATAAGTATAGGTAGGATGAAATTGATAGATGGTTTCGAAATCGGCCAGAGCCAAATCGATACGGCCCATAGCCTTTAAACGACGCCCCCGCATCATGAGAGAATCGGCATCAGCTTCTAATAACTGCTGTTTACGCTCCTCAAAACGCTGCTTTAACTGATCTTGCGCTACACCAAAAGGATTCACATCATCATTAAAAAGCCCCGGTTGGTCATCAAACGCAGTTTTAGTAATAGGAGCTTGGGGCAATTGAAAGCTGTTATTTGGATAATTTTGAGAAAGATTAAATTGATCATTCAGCAAACGATCTTTTAAAGCCTGCGATTGTTCTATATTAGAAGCGACCACAGGGTTATTAGATGAACGGTTAGTGATAACATGTAAAGCAGCAAAACCTACAAACAATCCCATCATTATAGGAGCCATTTTTAAACCCGCATTCAGCAAACGACCGGCATTTTCAAAAGGAGATAAAATAAGAGACCAAACTGAAGTTTTTTTGCTTTTTTCTAAAATAGCATTGAGGGTAGCTTGAGTAGGCTCTTTTTGAGGCAAAGTACTAAAAACAAGGCTTATTTCTTGTAAACGGCTTAATTCGGCCTGGCACGATGGACATTCTTTAGAATGATGATGGAAGGCCTGAACTACTTCCGGACTAGCAATATGGTAATGAATATCTAAAATACTTTCAGAAAAATCGTTACATTTCATATATTTATAGTTTCCTCAGCCAGATGAGCTGTACAAGCTCCCGTATAAACGAAGAACTGCCCCTAAAGATCTGTAATTCCTAATTTTTTAAAAAAATCCTGCAAAGAAGCCACCGCATAGCGCATCCGACTTTTAACTGTATTAACCGAAGCCCCAACAATGGTGGCAATTTCCTCAAAGGGTAAGCCCTGCTTTTCACGTAATAAAAACACTTCACGCTGGTCGGGGTTAATTTGCGATAAAATCCATTCAAGTTTTTGGTGTAAATTTTGGGCCAACACCTCTTGTTCGGGGGTAAAATTGCTGCCCTCCACCTTTTCTTCCCAACGACTTTCTTCGTCTTCTGCTCCTTTTTTATCTTCCAATGCACTCACCGGACGCGTCTTTTTTTTACGTGACATATCGATGCAATAGTTACGGGCAATGGTATAAAGGAAAGTGGTAAATTTTGCCTGGGGTTCGTAGGCTTGGGAGGAACGGATCACGCGGAAAAAAACATCCTGAAAAGCTTCTTCCACATTTTCATTTTGACCTAAAAAACGGTATAAAAAATTATAAACACCCTTTTTGTGGCGCTCCAACAAATAGTTAAAAGCAGCTTCCTCGCCGTTTTTGTAGGCAAGCATCAAGTCTTCGTCGCTGGCGGTAATATAGTTCATGATTCACTTGATACTCCATTATTACAAAACAACAGCGTCAAAAGAAACGTCTACGTTCATTCCAAAATCCATATGACGCTTTTTTGCATCGCGCACACAATCTTCACTTTCACACAAATTCACACTTTCAAAACCTGGAAAATCGTGCAGTTTAGACACCAGCAAGCGCACGCTATTACGCCATTCAAAACGGTCTACAATCATATCGGAGTACGACACCATAAAATCGCTTACTTTTTTACGCGACAAAGTGCCCAGTAAAAACTGTGTAAAATGTGAAATATGTGATTCGTTAAACTCGTAAGACGGCCCCATGCCAAAAACCATAATTTCTTTAGCCTTAAGCCTTCCTTCAGTGGGTAATAATAAGATTTCCCCTGGCTCGGCCACAAACCGGTTTTTAACAATCATTTTAGATAAACGCCCATTTAAACGCCAATCTACAAGGGCCGCGCAACCCGGCAGGGGCTTTTTATCGGAAAAAAGCGTCAACACCGCACTCGACGAGGTTAGTTTATCAAAAGGTTTAGAAGTAAATTTAATGTGGAGCATGTTTGGCAATTTTATCTAAAATGCCGTTGATAAAACCAGAGCTTTCTTCGGTCCCAAATTTTTTTGCAATCTCAACGGCCTCATTGATAGTAACTGATGCGGGAATATCTTCAAGAAATAAAAGTTCGTAAGAGGCAATTCTTAAAATATTACGGTCAACAGAGGCCATGCGCGAGAGTTTCCAATTGGTAGAAGTTCCCTCAATAAAGCCATCAATCTCTTTTAAGTTACGTGTTGTGCCTTCCAGCAAGATATCAGCAAACTCACGCACATCATGTGGTGTTTCGGCATGTTGCGTCCAATAACCATCCAAAGCTTCTTTAGGCTTTTTAGATTCAAATTCCAACTGATACAACAGTTGAAGTGCAATTTCTCGTGATTGACGTCTGTGACCCATAAATTACTAACCTAGGATAAACTCATCATTTCTAAAACAGTGAGAGCCGCCTCGCGGCCCTTATTATATTCATCATCGCGCGAGCGAGCAAGAGCCTGTTCCAAATTATTGGTGGTAATCACTCCAAAACCAACGGGAATTTTACAAGCAAGCATGACCTGCATAAGTCCCTGGGTAGCCCCCTGACATACAAAATCAAAATGCGGGGTATCGCCACGAATCACCACACCCAAAGCCACAACACCACCGTATTTTTTAGTAAGCGCCAATTTCTGCACGGCATAGGGCAACTCAAAAGCACCGGGCACACGAATAATATCTATTTTTTGTTCAGGCACTCCTGCTTCTTTTAATGATTTTACAGCTCCATGAAGCATGGCATCACAAATATCTTGGTTATAACGGGCTACAACCAACGCTATTTTTTTAACGGGCTTTTTAACATCTTTTAATTTTTTAGTTTTTTGACGCATGTTTTTTTATAAAACTAGTTTTTTACCTGTTCCCCAGTTTTCCCAAAACGCCGCTCACGTTTTTGATAATCGAGTATAGTTTTTACAAAATGTTCTGACGTAAAATCGGGCCAGAGGGTGTTATCAAAAAAATATTCGGCGTAAGCACCCTGCCACAATAAAAAATTACTAATTCTATGCTCTCCACTGGTGCGAATAATTAAATCGGGATCAGGCATGCCTGCTGTATCTAAAGCTGCCGATACATCTTCTTCGGTTAATATACTTCCTTTTTGACGAAATTTATCTATTAACCCGGGCAAAGCTCTTAATAACTCGTCACGTCCTCCATAGCTTAAAGCCAAGGTCAGTACCATCTTTTTTCCGGCGGAGGTATTTTGTTTAACCTGTTCAATTATTTTTTGAACGCTGTCCGGCAATTGCAACATGTCCCCAATGGTATGAAAGCGAATTCCATTTTTCACCATTTTGGATTCTTTATTTTGCAAAAAGGCCGCTAATAACTCCATGAGCGCTTTTACTTCTTCTGGTGGGCGATTCCAATTTTCCTTGGAAAAAGCGTACAGTGTTAAATGGCCAATACCTATATCTTGGGCAATATCGATAATTTCTTCGGAGCGATCCACTCCTTTTTGATGACCAGCAAGACGGTTTAACCCCTGAGACGTAGCCCAGCGCCCATTACCATCCATAATAATAGCTACATGGCGAGGCAGGCGTGCTGTATCAATTTTTTGAATGAATGAATCAAGGCTCATACCTGCATGATTTCTTTTTCCTTGGTTTGCACCATGGCATCGATTTTAGCGATGAAATCATCGGTAAGTTTTTGAATAATGGTTCCAGCTTTTTTAGCATCATCTTCGGTCAAGGCCGAATCTTTCTCCTGCTTTTTTACCAAATCCATAGCATCGCGCCTAGCGTGACGTACCGAAACGCGAGCATCTTCGCCATGACCTTTAAGCGATTTTACCAAATCTTTACGGCGCTCTTCGGATAAAGCCGGTATTGGTAAGCGGATGAGCTTGCCGTCACTTACCGGATTAAGCCCAATATTGGCTTTATCTATCGCTTTTTCAATAGCCGGAATAATGCTCGCTTCCCACGGAGCAATGGTAATAAGACGTGGCTCGGGAATGCCTAAAGTAGCTACCTGATTAAGGGGAACCATTTGGCCATAATAATCAACACGGATGT is part of the bacterium genome and encodes:
- the pnp gene encoding polyribonucleotide nucleotidyltransferase; the protein is MQPTRVSQKLGNTDVIIETGKLAKQAGGSVVVRAGDTMVLVTAGVAAEPKAGIDFLPLTVDFIEKTFAAGKIPGGFFKREGRPTEVATLTSRFIDRPIRPMFPEGYYCETQVVATVLSVDQVNDPDTLSIIGASAALMISDAPFTKPVAGCRVGRIDGQFVINASAVDMESSDIELIVAATEDAVVMVEGGGDEVSEKDMTDAILFAHNALKPICKIQNELREKAGKQKREVVIPEKNAAIHSAVNAVEAPVRDAMLIKDKLARYKALGDIKTGVKAKAFPEGTEVTPALSIELGGAFEELKSRVMRKMILKDKARIDGRDFVTIRPITCETTLLPRAHGSALFTRGETQALVVATLGSSDDEQIIDSITGEYTKKFMLHYNFPPFSVGEVKPLRSPGRREIGHGALAERALVRMIPHHEDFPYTIRVVSEILESNGSSSMASVCGGSLSLMDAGVPLKRPVAGIAMGLIKEGNDIAILSDILGDEDHLGDMDFKVCGTEKGITALQMDIKIDGVTEQILSTALSQAREGRMHILGKMSEAMTTPRENLSAHAPKIVTHSVPVNKIKDVIGSGGKNIKGIVEATGAKIDIEETGLIKIFSSDQDAINLAITMIKELTAEVEEGAIYEGKVKKIMEFGAFVEVLPKTDGLVHISQLADRHVKNVTDVVKEGDMVRVKCIGFDNRGKIKLSMKESELNRADGEPAAE
- the rpsO gene encoding 30S ribosomal protein S15, with the protein product MALYGQRKQAVISKFKTHEGDTGSPEVQIALLSERITDLSKHFEGHAKDHSSRRGLLKMVGQRRRLLSYLKETDKNRYAKIIGELGIRK
- a CDS encoding tetratricopeptide repeat protein; protein product: MKCNDFSESILDIHYHIASPEVVQAFHHHSKECPSCQAELSRLQEISLVFSTLPQKEPTQATLNAILEKSKKTSVWSLILSPFENAGRLLNAGLKMAPIMMGLFVGFAALHVITNRSSNNPVVASNIEQSQALKDRLLNDQFNLSQNYPNNSFQLPQAPITKTAFDDQPGLFNDDVNPFGVAQDQLKQRFEERKQQLLEADADSLMMRGRRLKAMGRIDLALADFETIYQFHPTYTYMSDVLMYRAQCYAIQGHLKDAIDSLNEIIARYPDKKDMVLPMIDQLKSSQ
- a CDS encoding RNA polymerase sigma factor, translated to MNYITASDEDLMLAYKNGEEAAFNYLLERHKKGVYNFLYRFLGQNENVEEAFQDVFFRVIRSSQAYEPQAKFTTFLYTIARNYCIDMSRKKKTRPVSALEDKKGAEDEESRWEEKVEGSNFTPEQEVLAQNLHQKLEWILSQINPDQREVFLLREKQGLPFEEIATIVGASVNTVKSRMRYAVASLQDFFKKLGITDL
- the nusB gene encoding transcription antitermination factor NusB, with translation MGHRRQSREIALQLLYQLEFESKKPKEALDGYWTQHAETPHDVREFADILLEGTTRNLKEIDGFIEGTSTNWKLSRMASVDRNILRIASYELLFLEDIPASVTINEAVEIAKKFGTEESSGFINGILDKIAKHAPH
- the ribH gene encoding 6,7-dimethyl-8-ribityllumazine synthase, with product MRQKTKKLKDVKKPVKKIALVVARYNQDICDAMLHGAVKSLKEAGVPEQKIDIIRVPGAFELPYAVQKLALTKKYGGVVALGVVIRGDTPHFDFVCQGATQGLMQVMLACKIPVGFGVITTNNLEQALARSRDDEYNKGREAALTVLEMMSLS
- the uppS gene encoding di-trans,poly-cis-decaprenylcistransferase, producing MSLDSFIQKIDTARLPRHVAIIMDGNGRWATSQGLNRLAGHQKGVDRSEEIIDIAQDIGIGHLTLYAFSKENWNRPPEEVKALMELLAAFLQNKESKMVKNGIRFHTIGDMLQLPDSVQKIIEQVKQNTSAGKKMVLTLALSYGGRDELLRALPGLIDKFRQKGSILTEEDVSAALDTAGMPDPDLIIRTSGEHRISNFLLWQGAYAEYFFDNTLWPDFTSEHFVKTILDYQKRERRFGKTGEQVKN
- the frr gene encoding ribosome recycling factor, which produces MDAITRDATQKMEKSLEALKNQFGKLRTGRASLNLLDDIRVDYYGQMVPLNQVATLGIPEPRLITIAPWEASIIPAIEKAIDKANIGLNPVSDGKLIRLPIPALSEERRKDLVKSLKGHGEDARVSVRHARRDAMDLVKKQEKDSALTEDDAKKAGTIIQKLTDDFIAKIDAMVQTKEKEIMQV